Proteins from a genomic interval of Betta splendens chromosome 10, fBetSpl5.4, whole genome shotgun sequence:
- the LOC114864675 gene encoding uncharacterized protein LOC114864675 has translation MWICVCLQDCVDLLQQRLAFLVEESSRDTELLRQVSSELLCLQSSEVKLEGLVEELHAEAQHRAAVAEGLRAELHAEAQGLHTELRRKSVELEKLQDVNNTLTEELKDLHRTHQKEVSELQQENERSLGKLQETAEQFEWLCQQQRYWMCCVKRFKDCLMEEREALLQQVCKLQQRAEKLKMSSGRPGPTRSLICPLQDPERCDSGGGSAWQADAENDLQHQMESETLYEELFHQSGTPINGYQKPP, from the exons atgtggatctgtgtgtgtctgcaggactgcgtggacctgctgcagcagcgcttgGCTTTTCTGGTGGAGGAGAGCTCCCGCGACACGGAGCTGCTGCGGCAGGtcagctcagagctgctgtgtctgcagagctccgaggtgaagctggagggcctggtggaggagctgcatgcCGAGGCCCAGCACAGAGCGGCCGTGGCAGAGGGCCTCCGGGCGGAGCTGCACGCTGAGGCCCAGGGCCTGCACACGGAGCTGCGCAG GAAGTcggtggagctggagaagctgcaagACGTCAACAACACTctgacagaggagctgaaggattTACACAGAACTCATCAGAAGGAG GTGagcgagctgcagcaggagaacgaGAGGAGTTTGGGGAAACTACAGGAGACGGCGGAGCAGTTTGAGTGGCTGTGCCAGCAGCAGCGATACTGGATGTGCTGCGTGAAGAG GTTCAAAgactgtctgatggaggagcgagaggctctgctgcagcaggtctgtaagctgcagcagagggcTGAGAAGCTGAAGATGAGTTCAGGCCGACCCGGTCCCACGCGGAGCCTCATCTGCCCCCTGCAGGACCCGGAGCGCTGCGACAG CGGCGGTGGTTCAGCCTGGCAGGCGGATGCAGAGAATGACCTCCAGCATCAGATGGAGTCAGAAACGCTGTATGAAGAGCTCTTTCACCAG TCTGGGACTCCTATCAACGGATACCAAAAACCTCCGTGA